In one Acomys russatus chromosome X, mAcoRus1.1, whole genome shotgun sequence genomic region, the following are encoded:
- the LOC127185534 gene encoding PWWP domain-containing DNA repair factor 3B-like, protein MDSAEYVLCKWKGQLWPARVLSRPRTSAHSKRRGAPFLEVQILSVGEKTRVRSTEAKPLTKSKILAVASLAGKGSQGSGSPGQTRAYKGALEVALDVLGEERHLFPGRRAQGQRTSMEAPKAPKEQASSSPFQSLRLQSCSQRGQGLSQRSPGKQRGRPRGPVVRSSQNVPAVQRGKAQAHSAVGPPHFEGQGSVLRGSRVWPRSPAPAGKAAGNPGKRKLSTSKHRPRSAPDSTEGAQAKNEQQAAPGPPRRRRRRRVSTSPKAPKPQARASCAGLEIRAIGGQRKKTALPEDNKDPSPGTLKPVVKGASAARVPPIRRLRRSLRLASTKRKIHVLCPLCRVPELETHVHSKAASTRFQRRGDAIQEDSQATKVASSAQGPDTIEGGMLVWFKCQDLPFWPAVVKSVSQHDKMARVLLIEGSMQLERRGVRVPLCKLKPLDCGEKRSLLRRASRVYGPGISWCFSVIDHYREGLACGSSLGSFMDYYTSRASSPLRRAIQEGDLHIDFPKVSYADLEDWEEEMTLAGKRPCRKLLPDRTRASWDRANKKIVDFIVKRKGADQHLLDIVKGRKQSKRLDDLRTSKRDVFCVETYLEDDDQLHLVARHLQEIAKEADESLLSLTRGDIVRFTMEVLLPEAIICSIAALEELSYKEAEEKYLRGPPVHYREKELFDKTILKAARKRSAARVQTGRAPPALGPTS, encoded by the coding sequence ATGGACTCTGCAGAGTATGTGCTCTGCAAATGGAAGGGCCAGCTGTGGCCTGCAAGGGTCTTGTCGAgacccaggacctcagcccataGTAAGAGGAGAGGGGCACCTTTCCTGGAGGTGCAAATCCTGTCAGTGGGTGAGAAGACGAGAGTGAGGAGCACCGAGGCGAAGCCCCTAACCAAGTCCAAAATCTTAGCCGTGGCCTCCTTGGCAGGGAAGGGGTCACAGGGCAGTGGCTCGCCAGGGCAGACCAGGGCATACAAGGGAGCCCTCGAGGTGGCACTGGATGTTCTGGGCGAGGAAAGGCACTTGTTTCCAGGAAGGAGGGCACAAGGCCAAAGAACCAGCATGGAGGCTCCAAAGGCTCCCAAAGAGCAGGCCAGCTCCAGCCCGTTCCAGAGCCTTCGCCTACAATCGTGCAGTCAGAGAGGCCAAGGGCTCTCCCAGAGGAGTCCTGGGAAGCAGCGGGGCCGCCCCCGGGGTCCTGTGGTGAGGAGCTCACAGAATGTGCCTGCTGTGCAAAGGGGGAAAGCCCAGGCCCACAGTGCTGTTGGGCCCCCTCACTTTGAAGGGCAAGGGAGTGTGCTAAGAGGCAGCAGAGTGTGGCCAAGGTCCCCAGCACCTGCAGGAAAGGCTGCTGGTAATCCAGGCAAGAGAAAGCTGAGCACATCCAAGCACAGGCCTCGGAGTGCCCCAGACTCCACGGAGGGCGCCCAGGCTAAAAATGAGCAGCAGGCTGCCCCTGGGCcaccgaggaggaggaggagaaggcgcGTCTCCACCTCGCCCAAAGCCCCGAAGCCACAAGCAAGAGCATCCTGTGCAGGCCTAGAGATCCGGGctattggaggccagaggaagaagacTGCCCTCCCAGAGGACAACAAGGACCCAAGCCCGGGGACCCTGAAGCCGGTTGTAAAGGGGGCATCAGCAGCCCGCGTGCCTCCTATCCGGAGGCTGCGGAGGTCACTCCGCCTTGCTAGCACAAAAAGGAAGATCCACGTGCTGTGTCCCCTGTGCAGGGTCCCGGAACTGGAAACTCATGTGCACTCAAAGGCGGCCAGCACCAGGTTCCAGAGGAGAGGGGACGCAATTCAAGAAGACAGCCAAGCCACCAAGGTGGCTTCCTCTGCCCAGGGTCCGGATACCATTGAAGGAGGAATGCTGGTCTGGTTCAAATGTCAGGACCTTCCTTTCTGGCCAGCGGTGGTCAAGAGCGTCAGCCAACACGACAAGATGGCGAGGGTCCTGTTGATCGAGGGCAGCATGCAGCTTGAGCGCAGGGGTGTCCGCGTCCCTCTCTGCAAGCTGAAGCCTCTGGACTGTGGGGAGAAGAGATCGCTCTTGAGGAGAGCCAGCAGAGTGTACGGCCCGGGCATCAGCTGGTGCTTCTCAGTGATCGACCACTACAGAGAGGGCCtggcctgtggctcctccctgGGCTCCTTTATGGACTACTACACCTCCCGAGCCAGCTCCCCGCTAAGGAGGGCCATCCAAGAGGGCGACCTGCACATTGACTTCCCCAAGGTGAGCTATGCCGACTtggaagactgggaggaggagatgacCCTGGCTGGGAAGCGGCCCTGCAGGAAACTCCTGCCTGACCGCACCAGGGCTTCCTGGGACAGAGCCAACAAGAAGATCGTAGACTTCATCGTCAAGAGGAAGGGGGCCGACCAGCACCTGCTGGACATCGTGAAGGGCAGAAAACAGTCCAAGCGGCTGGACGACCTCCGCACATCAAAGAGGGACGTCTTCTGCGTTGAGACCTACCTGGAGGATGACGACCAGTTGCATCTCGTGGCCAGGCATTTGCAAGAAATAGCCAAGGAGGCAGatgagtccctgctctccctgacAAGAGGCGACATAGTGCGCTTTACCATGGAGGTTCTTCTTCCAGAAGCAATCATCTGCTCCATCGCTGCCCTGGAGGAGCTCAGCtacaaggaggcagaagagaagtaccTGCGTGGCCCGCCGGTGCACTACCGCGAGAAAGAGCTCTTCGACAAGACCATCTTAAAGGCGGCCCGCAAGAGGTCAGCAGCCAGGGTTCAGACTGGCAGAGCCCCTCCTGCGCTTGGCCCCACTTCTTAG
- the LOC127185535 gene encoding X-linked lymphocyte-regulated protein 5C-like, with protein MSPEDTEENTSPSVTVGCLLLDLLSTGCSPPRPSEHHPAMPAPRPPGHHVSGDTTRSLVAKRKQFEKDINASFRSLNENLQSIFQTQQKPRQEHHSSYSEMCGPIYQKWLEDMERTREQEERPPVTCNSAPMKTLEKAIEDHKVKLEHAKEICDRLLKVW; from the exons ATGTCTcctgaggacacagaggaaaacacaagCCCCTCAGTTACTGTAGGCTGCCTTCTGCTGGACCTTCTTAGCACAGGTTGTTCTCCACCAAGGCCGAGTGAGCACCATCCAGCCATGCCCGCCCCACGCCCTCCCGGGCACCATGTGTCGG GTGACACTACCCGGTCCCTCGTGGCAAAGAGGAAGCAGTTTGAAAAGGACATAAATGCCTCTTTCAGAAGCCTGAATGAAAACCTCCAGAGTATTTTCCAAACCCAGCAGAAGCCTAG GCAGGAGCATCACTCCAGCTACTCTGAGATGTGTGGGCCCATCTACCAGAAGTGGCTGGAGGACATggagagaacaagagagcagGAGGAACGGCCTCCTGTGA cttgtAACTCAGCACCAATGAAGACTTTGGAGAAAGCTATAGAGGATCACAAAGTCAAGCTTGAACACGCTAAGGAGATATGTGACAGgcttttgaaggtctggtag
- the LOC127185532 gene encoding PWWP domain-containing DNA repair factor 3B-like, protein MDSAEYVLCKWKGQLWPARVLSRPRTSAHSKRRGAPFLEVQILSVGEKTRVRSTEAKPLTKSKILAVASLAGKGSQGSGSPGQTMPYKGALKVALDVLGEERHLFPGRRAQGQRTSMEAPKAPKEQASSSPFQSLRLQSCSQRGQGLSQRSPGKQRGRPRGPVVRSSQNVPAVQRGKAQAHSAVGPPHFEGQGSVLRGSRVWPRSPAPAGKAAGNPGKRKLSTSKHRPRSAPASTEGAQAKNEQQAAPGPPRRRRRRRRVSTSPKAPKPQARASCAGLEIQAIGGQRKKTALPEDNKDPSPGTLKPVVKGASAARVPPIRRLRRSLRLASTKRKIHVLCPLCRVPELETHVHSKAASTRFQRRGDAIQEDSQATKVASYAQGTNTIERGMLVWFKCQDLPFWPAVVKSVSQHDKMARVLLIEGSMQLERRGVRVPLCKLKPLDCGEKRSLLRRASRVYGPGISWCFSVIDHYREGLACGSSLGSFMDYYTSRASSPLRRAIQEGDLHIDFPKVSYADLEDWEEEMTLAGKRPCRKLLPDRTRASWDRANKKIVDFIVKRKGADQHLLDIVKGRKQSKRLDDLRTSKRDVFCVETYLEDDDQLHLVARHLQEIAKEADESLLSLTRGDIVRFTIEVLLPEAIICSIAALEELSYKEAEEKYLRGPPVHYREKELFDKTILKAARKRSAARVQTGRAPPALGPTS, encoded by the coding sequence ATGGACTCTGCAGAGTATGTGCTCTGCAAATGGAAGGGCCAGCTGTGGCCTGCAAGGGTCTTGTCGAgacccaggacctcagcccataGTAAGAGGAGAGGGGCACCTTTCCTGGAGGTGCAAATCCTGTCAGTGGGTGAGAAGACGAGAGTGAGGAGCACCGAGGCGAAGCCCCTAACCAAGTCTAAAATCTTAGCCGTGGCCTCCTTGGCAGGGAAGGGGTCACAGGGCAGTGGCTCACCAGGGCAGACCATGCCATACAAGGGAGCCCTCAAGGTGGCACTGGATGTTCTGGGCGAGGAAAGGCACTTGTTTCCAGGAAGGAGGGCACAAGGCCAAAGAACCAGCATGGAGGCTCCAAAGGCTCCCAAAGAGCAGGCCAGCTCCAGCCCGTTCCAGAGCCTTCGCCTACAATCGTGCAGTCAGAGAGGCCAAGGGCTCTCCCAGAGGAGTCCTGGGAAGCAGCGGGGCCGCCCCCGGGGTCCTGTGGTGAGGAGCTCACAGAATGTGCCTGCTGTGCAAAGGGGGAAAGCCCAGGCCCACAGTGCTGTTGGGCCCCCTCACTTTGAAGGGCAAGGGAGTGTGCTAAGAGGCAGCAGAGTGTGGCCAAGGTCCCCAGCACCTGCAGGAAAGGCTGCTGGTAATCCAGGCAAGAGAAAGCTGAGCACATCCAAGCACAGGCCTCGGAGTGCCCCAGCCTCCACAGAGGGCGCCCAGGCTAAAAATGAGCAGCAGGCTGCCCCTGGGCcaccgaggaggaggaggaggagaaggcgcGTCTCCACCTCGCCCAAAGCCCCGAAGCCACAAGCAAGAGCATCCTGTGCAGGCCTAGAGATCCAGGctattggaggccagaggaagaagacTGCCCTCCCAGAGGACAACAAGGACCCAAGTCCGGGGACCCTGAAGCCGGTTGTAAAGGGGGCATCAGCAGCCCGCGTGCCTCCTATCCGGAGGCTGCGGAGGTCACTCCGCCTTGCTAGCACAAAAAGGAAGATCCACGTGCTGTGTCCCCTGTGCAGGGTCCCGGAACTGGAAACTCATGTGCACTCAAAGGCGGCCAGCACCAGGTTCCAGAGGAGAGGGGACGCAATTCAAGAAGACAGCCAAGCCACCAAGGTGGCTTCTTATGCCCAGGGTACGAATACCATTGAACGAGGAATGCTGGTCTGGTTCAAATGTCAGGACCTTCCTTTCTGGCCAGCGGTGGTCAAGAGCGTCAGCCAACACGACAAGATGGCGAGGGTCCTGTTGATCGAGGGCAGCATGCAGCTTGAGCGCAGGGGTGTCCGCGTCCCTCTCTGCAAGCTGAAGCCTCTGGACTGTGGGGAGAAGAGATCGCTCTTGAGGAGAGCCAGCAGAGTGTACGGCCCGGGCATCAGCTGGTGCTTCTCAGTGATCGACCACTACAGAGAGGGCCtggcctgtggctcctccctgGGCTCCTTTATGGACTACTACACCTCCCGAGCCAGCTCCCCGCTAAGGAGGGCCATCCAAGAGGGCGACCTGCACATTGACTTCCCCAAGGTGAGCTATGCCGACTtggaagactgggaggaggagatgacCCTGGCTGGGAAGCGGCCCTGCAGGAAACTCCTGCCTGACCGCACCAGGGCTTCCTGGGACAGAGCCAACAAGAAGATCGTAGACTTCATCGTCAAGAGGAAGGGGGCCGACCAGCACCTGCTGGACATCGTGAAGGGCAGAAAACAGTCCAAGCGGCTGGACGACCTCCGCACATCAAAGAGGGACGTCTTCTGCGTTGAGACCTACCTGGAGGATGACGACCAGTTGCATCTCGTGGCCAGGCATTTGCAAGAAATAGCCAAGGAGGCAGatgagtccctgctctccctgacAAGAGGCGACATAGTGCGCTTTACCATAGAGGTTCTTCTTCCAGAAGCAATCATCTGCTCCATCGCTGCCCTGGAGGAGCTCAGCtacaaggaggcagaagagaagtaccTGCGTGGCCCGCCGGTGCACTACCGCGAGAAAGAGCTCTTCGACAAGACCATCTTAAAGGCGGCCCGCAAGAGGTCAGCAGCCAGGGTTCAGACTGGCAGAGCCCCTCCTGCGCTTGGCCCCACTTCTTAG
- the LOC127185536 gene encoding histone H2A-Bbd type 2/3-like translates to MPRAMQTSRRRGASSRRSRTSRAQLTFSVSLVERHLREGGHGPRLSETAPIFLTAILEFLVRSLLEQAKDEAQRRGAQSLITPQLLEATVYSNALLGQLLQSIIIPQVAPPEAHRSRQGHNGP, encoded by the coding sequence ATGCCCCGAGCTATGCAGACCAGCCGTCGTCGAGGAGCTTCGTCTCGCCGCTCCCGCACCTCCAGAGCCCAGCTGACCTTCTCCGTGAGCCTGGTGGAGCGCCATCTTCGGGAGGGTGGCCATGGCCCACGGCTGAGCGAAACGGCGCCCATCTTCTTGACCGCCATCCTGGAGTTCCTGGTGCGCAGTCTACTGGAGCAAGCGAAAGATGAGGCCCAACGCCGAGGCGCCCAGAGCCTCATCACCCCGCAGCTTCTGGAGGCCACTGTCTACAGCAACGCCCTGCTTGGACAACTGCTCCAATCAATCATCATCCCCCAGGTGGCCCCGCCTGAGGCCCACAGGAGTCGCCAGGGCCACAATGGTCCCTAG
- the LOC127185533 gene encoding histone H2A-Bbd type 2/3-like has translation MQTSRRRGASSRSSPTSRAQLTLSVSLVEHHLREGGHGPRLSEKAPIFLTAILEFLVSSLLEQARDEAQRQGAQRLITPQLLEAAVYSNALLGQLLQSVTISQVALPEAHRSRQGRNGP, from the coding sequence ATGCAGACCAGCCGTCGTCGAGGGGCTTCGTCTCGCAGCTCCCCCACCTCCAGAGCCCAGCTGACCTTGTCTGTGAGCCTGGTGGAGCACCATCTTCGGGAGGGCGGCCATGGCCCACGGCTGAGCGAAAAGGCGCCCATCTTCCTGACTGCCATCCTGGAGTTCCTGGTGAGCAGTCTACTGGAGCAGGCAAGAGATGAGGCCCAACGCCAAGGCGCCCAGAGGCTCATCACCCCGCAGCTGCTGGAGGCCGCTGTCTACAGCAACGCCCTGCTTGGACAACTGCTCCAATCCGTCACCATCTCCCAGGTGGCCCTGCCTGAGGCCCACAGGAGTCGCCAGGGCCGCAATGGTCCCTAG